One Oryza brachyantha chromosome 3, ObraRS2, whole genome shotgun sequence DNA segment encodes these proteins:
- the LOC102701901 gene encoding zinc finger protein ZAT4-like — protein MDGDVLVVSSSASATRHSCKVCGKGFACGRSLGGHMRSHSLTEMEGADADDGDGRIERRWMMQSGARCANAGAGASGGGGYGLRENPKKTRRLSGSGGHGGGDDDDEEDGGGDPCRYRGDLLSSSSCRTVLGRARGHAPAGGVYADDSENAGVDADDDGDRETLVMAAPRRRPRSMRVPAPARDRFDDNEQLFVAQCLLKLSRDDGGSSRRAKDEDEYLPHKYNKYDDDIISDDDDLELSLSSQHTDIKMNSNGNGKKKSVASRRLSGEKRGRYECHGCGRVFQSYQALGGHRASHKRINSNCSLLRVVPSDHKAAMVVADQPEPSIETNMSLSTTSTSVSPEADAGAGVFFAKTTKKPIKFVCPVCSKEFGSGQALGGHKRSHSIAGELCERGHADGGILRPEQPLLAERFLDLNLPAPGGDDG, from the coding sequence ATGGACGGCGATGTGCTTGTGGTTAGTAGCAGTGCGAGTGCGACACGGCACAGCTGCAAGGTCTGCGGGAAGGGATTCGCCTGCGGCCGCTCGCTCGGCGGCCACATGCGCTCCCACTCGCTCACGGAGATGGagggcgccgacgccgacgatgGCGACGGGAGGATAGAGCGCCGGTGGATGATGCAGAGCGGTGCGCGGTGTGCCAATGCCGGTGCCggagccagcggcggcggaggctatGGGCTGAGGGAGAACCCCAAGAAGACGCGCCGGCTCTCGGGCTCCGgcggacacggcggcggcgacgacgacgacgaggaggacggcggtggcgatccATGCCGTTACCGCGGCGATCTCTTGTCGTCGTCATCATGCCGTACGGTgctcggccgcgcgcgcggccatgCGCCGGCAGGCGGAGTATACGCCGACGACTCCGAAAATGCCGGCGTCGATgctgacgacgacggcgaccgggaGACGCTGGTGATGGCGgccccgaggcggcggccgcggtcgATGCGCGTGCCGGCGCCCGCGCGCGACAGGTTTGACGATAACGAGCAGCTCTTCGTCGCTCAGTGCCTCCTGAAGCTGtcgcgcgacgacggcgggagcTCGAGAAGAGCTAAAGACGAAGACGAGTACTTACCTCACAAGTACAACAAGTACGACGACGACATCatctccgacgacgacgatttAGAACTGTCTCTTTCGTCTCAGCACACGGATATTAAGATGAACAGCAACGGCAACGGCAAGAAGAAGTCCGTGGCTAGCCGGAGACTCAGCGGCGAGAAGCGAGGCCGGTACGAATGCCATGGTTGCGGCCGGGTTTTTCAGTCCTACCAAGCCCTCGGCGGCCACCGTGCTAGCCACAAACGAATAAACAGTAATTGCAGCCTTCTCCGAGTCGTGCCGTCCGATCACAAAGCCGCCATGGTCGTGGCCGATCAGCCGGAGCCGAGCATAGAGACGAACATGTCGTTGAGCACCACCTCCACGTCGGTCTCGCCGGAGGCCGATGCCGGAGCCGGCGTCTTCTTCGCGAAGACAACGAAGAAACCAATCAAATTCGTGTGTCCGGTATGCTCCAAGGAGTTTGGCTCCGGGCAGGCTCTCGGCGGGCACAAGCGGTCGCACTccatcgccggcgagctctGCGAGCGCGGccacgccgacggcggcatTCTCAGGCCAGAGCAACCATTGCTCGCGGAGAGGTTTCTTGATCTCAATCTGCCAGCTCCGGGAGGAGATGATGGCTGA